The following coding sequences lie in one Pseudarthrobacter phenanthrenivorans Sphe3 genomic window:
- a CDS encoding SMP-30/gluconolactonase/LRE family protein → MRRTVHRRAAVGILALLALIVPAALPAAASPPSGDGVIVLDGATSAEGIAAGRGTTFYAGELESGDIFRGDIRDGTAERFIEAPAESRAAGMKADTRNNLLFVAGGDTGKAFVYNTKKGELVAEYQLASGFINDVTLTEDGAWFTNSVRGELYRLKVDREGKLVELETKGLTGPAAEVPGGFNLNGIASARGGSVLIVAHSAKQALFTVDPETGASALIETDPLPNVDGILVRGKTVWAVQNQLNQISRIKLNHDLSAGVTKETITDPAFDIPTTAALFGNTLAAVNAQFNRPASPHEVVLVPARG, encoded by the coding sequence ATGCGCCGAACCGTACACCGCCGTGCCGCCGTCGGAATTCTTGCCCTGCTTGCCCTGATTGTTCCCGCGGCACTGCCGGCGGCTGCCTCGCCGCCGTCAGGGGACGGCGTCATAGTGCTCGACGGCGCCACCTCCGCAGAGGGCATTGCGGCCGGGAGGGGGACCACTTTCTACGCCGGAGAACTGGAGAGCGGCGACATCTTCCGCGGCGACATCCGTGACGGCACGGCCGAACGGTTCATAGAGGCCCCGGCGGAGAGCAGGGCTGCCGGAATGAAGGCTGATACCCGGAACAACCTTCTCTTCGTTGCTGGCGGCGATACCGGCAAGGCGTTTGTCTACAACACGAAGAAGGGGGAGCTGGTTGCCGAATACCAGCTGGCGTCCGGCTTCATCAATGACGTCACCCTCACGGAAGACGGCGCCTGGTTTACCAACTCGGTGCGCGGCGAGCTGTACCGCCTGAAGGTTGACCGGGAAGGAAAGCTGGTGGAGCTGGAAACGAAAGGGCTCACCGGACCGGCGGCAGAAGTTCCCGGCGGGTTCAATCTCAACGGCATCGCGTCCGCCAGGGGAGGCTCGGTCCTCATTGTGGCGCACTCGGCCAAGCAGGCGCTGTTCACGGTAGACCCGGAGACCGGGGCCAGCGCCCTGATTGAAACGGACCCCCTGCCCAACGTGGACGGCATCCTGGTTCGCGGGAAAACTGTGTGGGCGGTCCAGAACCAGTTGAACCAGATCAGCCGCATCAAGCTGAACCACGATCTCTCCGCGGGGGTCACCAAGGAAACCATCACGGATCCGGCTTTTGACATCCCCACCACAGCTGCCCTGTTTGGCAACACGCTGGCGGCCGTCAATGCGCAGTTCAACCGCCCAGCAAGCCCGCACGAAGTGGTCCTGGTACCCGCGCGCGGCTGA